A DNA window from Polyangiaceae bacterium contains the following coding sequences:
- the larC gene encoding nickel pincer cofactor biosynthesis protein LarC: MADAHDHDHGHGHGHGDHGHGHGDHGHGHGGHGHGDHGEGGAGRALTRPDLPAGAGRGKLLHLDLPSGIAGDMTVAALLDLGVPLFVVESAVEALALPEASVSVAAVFRGAISATAFSVHCEASGHDRTLADILDILRTSKLAPGVSELAQRIFLRLGHAEAKVHHIELMDVTFHEVGAVDAIVDVVGAAACLEHLGASVSATPVPLGKGFVECRHGVLPLPAPAALECLVGVPTYDSGLDVELVTPTGAAILSTVASSYCRLPAMVPEVIGWGAGSQRLADRPNAVRAILGTPTATATSTDSHAVLEANLDDASGEILGHAVDKLLAAGALDAWVTPVTMKKGRPGWVLSALSPAALVTSLGELVLRETPSIGVRFTHFQRLERPRRVVQVQTQWGEVPVKVSEGPYGPAQIKPEFDVCRKLAAEAGVPVRVIVQAALLLLRDQDQ, from the coding sequence GTGGCTGACGCCCACGATCACGATCACGGGCACGGCCACGGTCACGGCGATCACGGCCATGGTCACGGCGATCACGGGCACGGTCACGGCGGCCATGGCCACGGTGATCACGGCGAGGGCGGTGCCGGGCGCGCCCTGACGCGGCCCGATCTCCCCGCTGGCGCCGGCCGCGGCAAGCTCCTGCACCTGGACTTGCCAAGCGGCATCGCCGGCGACATGACCGTGGCGGCGCTGTTGGATCTCGGCGTTCCGCTTTTCGTCGTCGAGAGCGCCGTGGAAGCTCTGGCGCTACCCGAGGCGAGCGTGAGCGTCGCGGCGGTGTTTCGCGGCGCCATTTCCGCAACGGCGTTCTCCGTTCACTGTGAAGCGTCCGGGCACGATCGCACGCTCGCGGACATTCTCGACATCTTGCGGACAAGCAAGCTGGCGCCAGGCGTGAGCGAACTCGCCCAGCGGATCTTCCTGCGCTTGGGCCACGCCGAAGCAAAGGTGCACCACATCGAGCTGATGGACGTCACCTTTCACGAAGTGGGGGCCGTGGATGCCATCGTCGATGTCGTGGGCGCCGCTGCCTGCCTCGAGCATCTCGGCGCCTCCGTTTCCGCGACGCCCGTGCCCTTGGGCAAAGGGTTCGTCGAGTGTAGGCACGGCGTGCTGCCGCTGCCCGCTCCCGCCGCTTTGGAGTGTCTCGTTGGCGTGCCCACCTACGACTCCGGGCTCGATGTGGAGCTGGTGACGCCCACGGGGGCTGCCATTCTCTCTACCGTCGCGAGCTCGTATTGTCGGCTGCCGGCCATGGTGCCCGAGGTGATCGGTTGGGGCGCGGGGTCCCAGCGCCTCGCCGATCGTCCCAACGCGGTGCGCGCCATCCTCGGCACGCCGACTGCGACGGCGACGTCCACCGATTCTCACGCGGTGCTCGAAGCGAACCTCGACGACGCCAGCGGTGAGATCTTGGGCCACGCAGTGGACAAGCTGCTGGCCGCGGGTGCGCTCGATGCCTGGGTGACGCCCGTCACGATGAAGAAAGGCAGGCCCGGTTGGGTGCTCAGTGCGCTTTCGCCAGCTGCGCTGGTGACCTCCCTGGGCGAACTAGTGCTCCGTGAAACCCCCAGCATTGGCGTGCGGTTCACGCACTTCCAACGCCTGGAGCGGCCTCGCCGCGTGGTGCAGGTGCAGACGCAGTGGGGCGAGGTACCCGTCAAGGTGAGCGAGGGGCCCTACGGACCCGCGCAGATCAAGCCGGAGTTCGACGTGTGTCGAAAGCTCGCGGCCGAGGCAGGCGTTCCCGTGCGCGTGATAGTGCAAGCGGCGCTTTTGCTCCTGCGCGACCAGGACCAGTGA
- the scpB gene encoding SMC-Scp complex subunit ScpB, which produces MAKPRREERGDKRVAPKKLGKNGKAKAAAVAAADAAPAGEAAPPEDAEAAEVPDEEEEAAPDTEVDPEPHEVAAESLVPDTVEDAPDDGAEVEDTRAYLKGLVESLLFVSDRPLELKELARAARIDKKRTEELLQEIAQDYAMRGMHVAEVAGGFAFRSNPLYSEQVRHFLAQRPVRLSRAQLETLSIVAYRQPITRPEIDDIRGVDCGPVLKGLLDRDLIRIIGKKDEPGRPMLYGTTQAFLELFSMSSLRDLPTLKEFTELSDESKQIFESKTGEEAPEGQWQADAADAAKVDTDAEGHASATEATEHVDSDAESGAEEDGDADSELTDAATADDPGHENRQDDDDDAHADDDDDAADDDDDDDDDDDDDDDDDDDDDDDDDDDD; this is translated from the coding sequence ATGGCTAAACCTCGACGAGAGGAGCGTGGCGACAAGCGCGTGGCTCCGAAGAAACTGGGAAAGAACGGGAAGGCGAAGGCTGCGGCCGTGGCGGCGGCAGACGCCGCGCCCGCTGGCGAAGCAGCACCGCCCGAGGACGCTGAAGCGGCCGAAGTACCGGATGAGGAGGAGGAAGCCGCGCCGGATACCGAGGTCGACCCCGAACCCCACGAGGTAGCGGCGGAGAGCCTGGTCCCGGACACGGTGGAGGACGCACCCGACGACGGTGCCGAAGTCGAGGATACGCGCGCGTACTTGAAGGGACTCGTCGAGTCGTTGCTGTTCGTGAGCGATCGTCCTTTGGAACTGAAGGAGCTCGCGCGTGCAGCGCGAATCGACAAGAAGCGCACGGAGGAGCTGCTTCAAGAAATCGCTCAGGACTACGCCATGCGTGGGATGCACGTGGCGGAAGTGGCCGGGGGCTTCGCCTTTCGCTCCAATCCGCTCTACTCGGAGCAGGTGCGGCATTTCCTGGCTCAGCGTCCCGTGCGGCTCTCACGCGCACAGCTCGAGACCCTTTCCATCGTGGCGTATCGCCAGCCAATCACGCGTCCCGAGATCGACGACATCCGCGGTGTGGATTGTGGCCCAGTGCTCAAAGGGCTGCTCGACCGAGATCTGATTCGCATCATCGGGAAGAAGGACGAGCCGGGGCGCCCCATGCTCTATGGCACGACCCAGGCTTTCCTGGAGTTGTTCAGCATGAGTTCTCTGCGAGATCTCCCGACCCTCAAGGAGTTCACGGAGCTGTCCGACGAGTCCAAGCAGATCTTCGAGTCCAAGACCGGCGAAGAAGCACCCGAAGGCCAATGGCAGGCGGATGCCGCCGATGCGGCGAAAGTCGATACCGACGCTGAAGGCCACGCCAGTGCCACAGAGGCGACGGAGCACGTGGATAGCGACGCCGAGTCTGGCGCTGAGGAGGATGGCGACGCGGACTCCGAGCTGACAGATGCCGCGACCGCTGACGACCCGGGCCATGAGAATCGGCAGGATGACGACGACGACGCTCACGCCGATGACGACGACGATGCCGCCGATGACGACGACGACGATGACGACGATGACGACGACGATGACGACGATGACGACGACGACGACGACGACGACGACGATGACGACTGA
- a CDS encoding site-2 protease family protein: MLPTDLVPRIVLNLVPMVLSLSVHEFSHAWVADRLGDDTPRREGRLTLSPLSHYDIFGTILVPVAAAAFGGFSFIGWARPVQVNPVRLSRRLSMRGGMAVVALAGPLSNLVLAVAAIGILAMIARFSPGFLFAQDGRGGLVYLLRAMFVVNVGLCVFNLLPIPPLDGSRLLPRSLDRLQEMLAPMSILLLLLILYSDGLRSVLIETPVGLLMSGLQRVFGITVWGATP, encoded by the coding sequence GTGCTTCCCACGGACCTCGTTCCGCGCATCGTGCTCAATCTGGTGCCCATGGTGCTCTCCTTGAGCGTGCACGAGTTCAGTCACGCCTGGGTGGCAGACCGTCTGGGCGACGACACGCCGCGGCGTGAGGGGCGGCTCACGCTGTCTCCCCTCAGCCACTACGATATTTTCGGCACGATCTTGGTACCCGTCGCCGCGGCCGCCTTTGGCGGCTTCTCCTTCATCGGCTGGGCCCGCCCGGTGCAAGTCAACCCGGTTCGGCTGAGCCGTCGGCTCTCGATGCGAGGCGGAATGGCGGTCGTTGCCCTGGCGGGGCCCCTGTCCAATCTGGTCCTCGCCGTCGCGGCCATAGGGATTTTGGCAATGATTGCGCGATTTTCGCCCGGATTCTTGTTTGCTCAGGACGGGCGCGGCGGCCTGGTGTATCTGCTGCGCGCCATGTTCGTCGTCAACGTGGGCCTCTGCGTGTTCAATCTTCTGCCCATTCCTCCCTTGGATGGGAGTCGGCTATTGCCGCGTAGCCTCGATCGCCTGCAGGAAATGTTGGCGCCCATGTCCATCCTTCTGCTGCTGTTGATTCTGTATTCGGACGGCCTGCGCTCGGTTTTGATCGAGACGCCCGTTGGCTTGTTGATGTCGGGTCTTCAGCGCGTATTCGGCATCACCGTCTGGGGGGCCACACCGTGA
- a CDS encoding thioredoxin domain-containing protein, which yields MAVIPIGEHNFEQEVLMSELPVLVEFSAEWCGPCKTVAPELAALSSELEGKAKVVQVDIDKSPMLSRELGVQSVPTFAVFHQGRPVGGRVGALRRTELRQLVEPFLPRAEGALKAEEVAILLTRRQVSLVDTRDKEVFARAHLPSAINIPLDEVPTRLAELHMLPGAPVVYCRAGDRTKTLAETLAAQGVPVSFIEGGVLSWEAAGLPVERPD from the coding sequence ATGGCTGTAATTCCCATCGGCGAACACAATTTCGAGCAAGAAGTCTTGATGAGTGAACTCCCCGTGCTCGTCGAGTTCAGCGCTGAATGGTGCGGGCCCTGCAAGACGGTCGCGCCCGAATTGGCGGCACTGTCCTCGGAGCTAGAGGGCAAGGCGAAGGTCGTGCAAGTCGACATCGACAAGTCGCCCATGCTGTCCCGTGAACTCGGGGTGCAGTCCGTTCCGACCTTCGCTGTGTTCCACCAAGGGCGTCCGGTGGGTGGCCGAGTCGGCGCCCTCCGACGCACGGAGCTGCGCCAGCTGGTCGAACCCTTCCTGCCTCGCGCGGAAGGTGCCCTCAAGGCCGAGGAGGTCGCCATCCTGCTCACGCGACGACAGGTGAGCCTGGTGGACACCCGTGACAAGGAAGTCTTTGCGCGCGCCCATCTGCCGAGCGCCATCAACATTCCTCTGGACGAAGTGCCTACGCGTCTTGCGGAGTTGCACATGCTGCCGGGCGCTCCCGTGGTGTACTGCCGTGCGGGTGATCGCACGAAGACCTTGGCGGAGACCTTGGCGGCGCAAGGGGTCCCCGTCTCGTTCATCGAGGGTGGGGTGTTGTCGTGGGAGGCAGCGGGTCTCCCCGTCGAACGACCGGACTGA
- a CDS encoding ABC transporter permease subunit, which produces MTRRNISLGLLLLLVVAALIADFAGGTAAPILSGARTALVLVVVSGGLCVAIGVPLGAIAGASSRSADALLARAVELTGTLPVLVVAAVVVSWSGEGSLLRLAICLGLLRSIELARLLRGEVQRVATEDFVLATRALGASTLWTLQRHVLPHCRRPVLVNLALSAAYVVAVEAGLSFLGLRSEPTFPSWGQLLSPGFEGPLGIRLAAAGAALSLTGSLLSLAQWTSDSTNPRLRLEGARASG; this is translated from the coding sequence GTGACTCGGCGCAACATCTCCCTTGGCTTGCTGCTCTTGTTGGTCGTCGCTGCGCTCATCGCCGACTTCGCAGGAGGCACTGCCGCGCCAATCTTGTCGGGAGCGCGTACCGCGCTGGTGCTCGTCGTGGTGAGCGGTGGCCTCTGCGTCGCAATCGGTGTGCCGCTGGGTGCGATCGCTGGCGCCTCGAGTCGTAGTGCGGATGCGCTGCTGGCACGCGCCGTCGAACTGACCGGAACACTCCCCGTGCTGGTGGTGGCAGCCGTCGTTGTCTCCTGGTCCGGCGAGGGTTCGCTCCTGCGACTCGCCATCTGCCTCGGATTGCTGCGCTCCATCGAGCTGGCCCGCCTGCTTCGCGGCGAGGTGCAACGCGTGGCGACGGAGGACTTCGTGCTGGCGACAAGGGCGCTGGGCGCATCCACGCTCTGGACGTTGCAGCGCCACGTACTGCCCCACTGTCGGCGGCCAGTGCTGGTGAACCTCGCGCTTTCCGCGGCCTACGTCGTTGCCGTGGAAGCGGGGCTGTCGTTCCTCGGCTTGCGCTCCGAGCCCACCTTTCCATCCTGGGGGCAGCTGCTCAGCCCGGGCTTCGAGGGCCCCCTTGGCATCCGGCTCGCCGCGGCCGGAGCCGCCCTGTCCCTGACCGGCTCATTGCTGTCGCTGGCGCAATGGACCAGCGACTCGACCAATCCAAGACTCCGACTCGAAGGCGCGCGCGCCAGTGGGTGA
- a CDS encoding TldD/PmbA family protein, protein MSKADGTDLSTLARDLVERARRGGVDVAEASASEGWELSTKVRLGEPELVEEAGSRGVALRVIRDQRVAVSSTSDLTEAGIARCVADALELLELTEPDEFAGPADPSQLAKGPFTDLDLYSPEVAEIRAEEAVRRAVAAERAALAYDPRLTLSEGATFTRVSGRSVLVLSSGFEGEQRGTYASLVVTPVAEDAGGKRRRGYYWTAGRHLDALEAEAAVGEEAARRTLAKLGARKVDTCEVPVVFDPDVARGLIGTFVGCAMGSSIWRKASYLLGREQSRVASDHVTLVDDPLRPRGPGSRAFDGEGLPSRRTVVVERGMLNTYLMDCYSARKLGRTSTASASRRGGHIGPSTTNFYLEAGADSPDAIVAGVKQGLYVTEMMGFGFNAVTGDYSRGAAGFWIEDGKKSFPVSEVTVSSNLDDMLKNIDAVGNDLEFKTSTAAPTLRVSKMTIAGN, encoded by the coding sequence ATGAGCAAAGCAGACGGAACGGACCTGTCTACCCTGGCCCGCGACTTGGTGGAGCGTGCACGTCGCGGTGGAGTGGATGTCGCCGAAGCCAGCGCAAGCGAAGGCTGGGAGCTGTCGACGAAAGTGCGTTTGGGTGAGCCTGAGTTGGTGGAAGAAGCGGGGAGCCGGGGTGTTGCCCTGCGAGTCATCCGCGACCAGCGCGTCGCCGTATCGTCCACCAGCGATCTCACCGAGGCGGGGATCGCGCGCTGCGTCGCCGACGCCTTGGAGCTGCTCGAACTGACCGAGCCCGACGAGTTCGCCGGCCCCGCAGACCCGTCCCAGCTCGCCAAAGGTCCCTTCACCGATCTGGACCTCTACAGCCCCGAAGTCGCGGAGATCCGAGCGGAAGAAGCAGTACGCCGCGCCGTCGCGGCGGAGCGCGCCGCCCTTGCCTACGATCCGCGCCTGACCCTGAGCGAGGGCGCTACTTTCACCCGTGTCTCGGGGCGCAGCGTGCTGGTGCTCAGTTCTGGGTTCGAAGGAGAGCAGCGCGGCACCTACGCTTCGCTCGTCGTCACGCCGGTAGCGGAAGATGCGGGTGGCAAACGAAGGCGTGGCTACTACTGGACAGCAGGCAGGCACCTCGACGCGCTGGAAGCCGAGGCCGCCGTGGGCGAAGAGGCGGCACGCCGCACCTTGGCCAAGCTCGGCGCTCGCAAGGTGGATACCTGTGAAGTGCCCGTGGTGTTCGATCCGGACGTAGCACGCGGCTTGATCGGCACCTTCGTCGGGTGCGCGATGGGCAGCTCGATTTGGCGCAAAGCGAGCTACTTGCTCGGACGCGAGCAGTCTCGAGTGGCCAGCGATCACGTCACGCTCGTCGACGACCCACTCCGCCCCCGGGGACCGGGCTCTCGCGCGTTCGACGGCGAAGGGCTTCCCTCTCGGCGCACCGTCGTCGTCGAACGTGGCATGCTGAACACGTATTTGATGGACTGCTACAGCGCACGCAAGCTGGGTAGGACTTCTACCGCGAGCGCTTCGCGGCGCGGCGGACACATCGGTCCTTCCACCACCAACTTCTACCTCGAAGCGGGCGCCGACAGCCCGGACGCCATCGTGGCCGGAGTGAAGCAAGGCTTGTACGTCACGGAAATGATGGGCTTCGGCTTCAACGCCGTCACGGGGGACTACTCGCGAGGCGCCGCCGGTTTCTGGATCGAGGACGGCAAGAAGAGCTTCCCGGTGAGTGAAGTCACGGTGTCCTCGAACCTGGATGACATGCTGAAGAACATCGACGCGGTGGGCAACGACCTCGAGTTCAAGACCAGCACCGCGGCCCCGACCCTGCGCGTCTCCAAGATGACGATCGCGGGCAACTGA
- a CDS encoding lamin tail domain-containing protein produces MHKSWMVATIAIGCAPAVPEPPSAQADSAGVWVEPPAPLEAVAPVMQLTIPQRSSETLVMIRGELSAYHQSRIRRGELSKTVEARRVDCVQWDGPNGAVLAPQAILDDAEPYTLAAMGEGVLAVLRVQRNDVPLLRRMWPPVGVASATAVAVYCAEAPIPSLTPGREEQWFLLQPGDVPARLTQGVGSRDLMADRCVTVRAEVDDSMPRVPPPLLSGLALEPLPLSRAAVDVPPPLPCAGADLPAPLGCLRLDGDRLHYYPTLGPTAVAVRSASGSALFALADGDELRVPGLSPMRAEALELYAINRSGLEAEADVVVQTSAARAHPVISEVLANAVGPEPEQEWVELFNDGTVPWQTEGYVLVDSAAQTPLPAAEIPPGGFALVVSEGFDPSSPFDVAPAAGAKLLRVEALGKQGIANSGEPLSLLAADGRAVSWFPALAQSKAGVSAARALDASVVSASSFGLSAEPGASPGAVNVLREP; encoded by the coding sequence ATGCACAAGTCCTGGATGGTTGCCACCATCGCAATCGGTTGTGCGCCCGCCGTTCCTGAGCCCCCCTCCGCTCAGGCTGACTCGGCTGGCGTTTGGGTCGAGCCACCAGCGCCCCTGGAGGCGGTCGCTCCCGTGATGCAGCTGACGATTCCGCAGCGATCCTCGGAGACGCTGGTCATGATTCGAGGCGAACTCTCGGCGTACCACCAGTCGCGCATTCGACGAGGGGAGCTGAGCAAGACCGTCGAAGCGCGTCGTGTCGACTGCGTGCAATGGGACGGACCGAACGGCGCTGTGCTGGCGCCCCAAGCGATCTTGGACGACGCGGAGCCCTACACCTTGGCGGCAATGGGTGAAGGCGTGCTCGCCGTGCTGCGCGTGCAGCGCAACGACGTACCCCTCTTGCGCCGGATGTGGCCGCCCGTCGGCGTCGCGTCTGCGACGGCGGTCGCGGTCTATTGCGCCGAAGCGCCCATTCCGAGCCTGACCCCGGGAAGGGAGGAGCAATGGTTTCTGTTGCAGCCCGGCGACGTTCCCGCGCGCCTCACGCAAGGTGTCGGCAGCCGTGACTTGATGGCCGATCGTTGCGTGACAGTGCGAGCCGAGGTGGACGACTCGATGCCAAGAGTGCCACCGCCGCTGCTGTCGGGGCTTGCCCTCGAGCCTCTGCCGCTGTCGCGCGCCGCCGTCGACGTGCCGCCCCCGCTCCCGTGCGCTGGCGCTGACTTGCCTGCCCCGCTCGGCTGTCTGCGCCTCGACGGAGACCGGCTTCACTACTATCCGACGCTTGGCCCGACAGCGGTCGCAGTGCGCTCCGCCTCCGGGAGTGCCCTCTTCGCCCTTGCGGATGGCGACGAACTGCGTGTCCCAGGACTGTCGCCGATGCGCGCGGAAGCCTTGGAGCTGTACGCAATCAATCGCTCCGGGTTGGAGGCCGAGGCCGATGTGGTCGTGCAGACATCGGCAGCGCGCGCGCATCCCGTGATCAGCGAGGTGCTCGCCAACGCCGTCGGTCCCGAACCCGAGCAGGAGTGGGTCGAGTTGTTCAACGATGGCACGGTGCCTTGGCAGACCGAGGGCTACGTGCTGGTCGATTCCGCGGCTCAAACTCCACTGCCCGCTGCGGAAATCCCGCCCGGGGGCTTCGCGCTGGTGGTCAGCGAGGGCTTCGACCCCTCGTCTCCCTTCGACGTAGCGCCCGCCGCGGGCGCGAAGTTGCTCCGGGTCGAGGCGCTTGGCAAACAGGGTATCGCCAACAGCGGGGAACCGCTTTCCCTGCTCGCTGCCGATGGCCGTGCGGTCTCTTGGTTTCCTGCCCTGGCCCAGAGCAAGGCGGGCGTCAGTGCCGCGCGTGCTCTCGATGCATCCGTGGTTTCGGCGTCGAGCTTCGGTCTATCAGCAGAGCCCGGTGCGAGCCCGGGCGCGGTCAACGTGTTGCGCGAGCCCTGA
- a CDS encoding segregation/condensation protein A yields the protein MTSPPEDAAAKGPDLAKTDGVSVGRGGVSYTVQLPNFEGPLDLLLHLIQQHELDVLDIPIAFVTEKYVEYILLMQELNIDIASEYLVMAATLAHIKSKTLLPSVPEDQEDSDEPEIDPRADLVRRLLEYQKYKLVAEQLADRSVFGRDVFARGVPAPQAEGTAPLAPVSLFKLLDAFQGVLTRAKTVIDHEIELDRLSITDRINQLADRLRDRTRVAFEELFEGQLTRADLILTFLALLEMTRLRMTRLIQDGPLEPIVVELSVSEQEGTDVAPEGATESTEQAPMGGEVALASPPEETIAADVDTSGAGEAVAIAHVDGEQTLRQVSAGPELPPEAESPEEAQTPADVELGSDDG from the coding sequence GTGACCAGTCCACCGGAAGACGCAGCCGCCAAGGGCCCCGATTTGGCGAAGACCGATGGCGTGTCAGTCGGTCGCGGGGGGGTGAGCTACACCGTCCAGTTGCCCAACTTCGAAGGTCCGTTGGACTTGTTGCTGCACCTGATCCAGCAGCACGAGCTCGATGTGCTGGATATCCCCATCGCCTTCGTCACCGAGAAGTACGTCGAGTACATCCTGTTGATGCAGGAACTCAACATCGACATTGCCAGCGAGTACCTGGTGATGGCCGCGACCCTGGCCCACATCAAGTCGAAGACCCTGCTGCCGTCGGTGCCCGAGGATCAGGAAGACAGCGACGAACCCGAGATCGATCCTCGCGCCGATTTGGTGCGGCGTTTGCTGGAATACCAGAAGTACAAGCTCGTCGCGGAGCAGCTGGCCGATCGCTCCGTATTCGGGCGAGATGTGTTTGCCCGCGGCGTTCCCGCGCCTCAAGCGGAGGGCACCGCGCCCCTCGCGCCTGTCAGCTTGTTCAAGCTGCTGGACGCCTTCCAGGGGGTGCTCACGCGGGCCAAGACCGTCATCGATCACGAGATCGAGCTGGACCGGCTGTCGATCACGGACCGGATCAACCAGCTGGCCGATCGATTGCGGGATCGCACCCGCGTCGCCTTCGAAGAACTGTTCGAGGGGCAGCTGACGCGTGCGGACTTGATCCTCACGTTCCTGGCACTGCTCGAGATGACGCGCCTCAGGATGACGCGCCTGATTCAAGACGGCCCCCTCGAGCCGATCGTGGTGGAACTGAGCGTCAGCGAGCAAGAGGGCACCGACGTAGCGCCGGAGGGCGCCACGGAATCGACGGAGCAAGCGCCGATGGGGGGTGAGGTGGCCCTGGCTTCGCCGCCCGAAGAGACGATCGCCGCCGACGTCGACACGAGCGGTGCGGGTGAAGCCGTTGCCATCGCCCACGTCGACGGCGAGCAAACGCTTCGGCAGGTGAGCGCAGGGCCGGAGCTGCCGCCTGAGGCCGAGAGTCCGGAAGAAGCGCAAACCCCTGCGGATGTGGAGTTGGGATCTGACGATGGCTAA
- the larB gene encoding nickel pincer cofactor biosynthesis protein LarB: MNEDQLSQLLERVRRGDTDVGQALQELRHLPFADLGYARVDHHRALRQGLPEVVLGERKLPEHIVGIAEGLIRAGQNVLVTRVSPEAAEVVCAALPQLSYARVARVLSYEHAPVVPRDIAPIALVTAGTSDLPVAEEAAETLRMAGVPLARLTDVGVAGIHRLFDGLDVLMRAPVVVVIAGMEGALPSVVGGLVSSPVIAVPTSVGYGAALGGLTALFGMLTGCAAGVTVVNIDNGFGAAMAVVRQLRSREDRG; the protein is encoded by the coding sequence ATGAACGAAGACCAACTCAGCCAACTATTGGAACGGGTGCGTAGAGGCGACACCGATGTCGGCCAAGCACTCCAGGAGCTCCGCCATCTGCCTTTCGCGGACCTCGGCTACGCTCGCGTGGACCACCATCGAGCCCTCCGCCAGGGGCTGCCCGAAGTGGTGCTGGGCGAGCGCAAGCTGCCCGAACACATCGTTGGCATCGCCGAAGGCCTCATCAGAGCGGGGCAGAACGTGCTCGTCACGCGCGTGAGTCCGGAGGCGGCGGAAGTGGTCTGCGCGGCGCTGCCGCAGCTCAGCTATGCGCGAGTCGCGCGGGTGCTGAGCTACGAACACGCGCCCGTCGTGCCCCGGGACATCGCCCCCATTGCTCTCGTCACCGCGGGGACCAGTGATCTTCCCGTGGCTGAAGAGGCGGCAGAAACGCTGCGCATGGCGGGCGTGCCCCTGGCGCGCCTGACGGACGTAGGCGTCGCGGGGATCCATCGCTTGTTCGATGGCTTGGACGTCTTGATGCGCGCACCCGTCGTGGTGGTGATCGCAGGCATGGAGGGCGCGCTGCCGAGCGTCGTGGGCGGCCTCGTCTCTTCACCCGTGATCGCGGTGCCCACCTCCGTTGGATACGGCGCCGCCCTCGGAGGCTTGACGGCGCTGTTCGGCATGCTGACGGGATGCGCCGCCGGAGTCACGGTCGTCAATATCGACAACGGTTTCGGTGCCGCGATGGCAGTCGTGCGCCAGCTTCGCTCCCGGGAGGACCGTGGCTGA
- a CDS encoding helix-turn-helix domain-containing protein, with protein sequence MSPEELKALRKELGATARQLGKALGVDDKTIFAWESGDLFPTKRFVDQLEALRAQGPAAFPKRPKGKGLSGPERLADPDLWVLLRKLVAHSELFDAAQKLASDYDDPAET encoded by the coding sequence GTGTCACCGGAAGAACTGAAGGCGCTACGTAAAGAGCTCGGCGCCACGGCCCGCCAACTCGGAAAGGCCTTGGGCGTCGATGACAAGACGATCTTCGCGTGGGAAAGCGGCGATCTCTTCCCGACCAAGCGATTCGTCGACCAACTCGAAGCCTTGCGCGCCCAGGGCCCTGCGGCTTTTCCCAAACGCCCCAAGGGCAAGGGCCTCAGTGGACCAGAGCGCCTCGCCGATCCCGACCTGTGGGTCTTGCTGCGGAAGCTGGTCGCACACTCGGAGCTGTTCGACGCGGCCCAGAAACTGGCTTCGGATTACGACGACCCCGCTGAAACCTAG